The Fusarium oxysporum Fo47 chromosome II, complete sequence genome includes a region encoding these proteins:
- a CDS encoding chaperonin 10-like protein — MMFEWLTYPLVLGYDVAGQVIKTGSGVNRFKEGDRIVGLAAGMDKRGRRPDEGAFQELVVIREHLAVKVPDGMKSADAAVLPLTAVTAACALFQKDQLGLQMPQIKTHLKHTGETVLVWGASTSVGRNAVQLAVAAGYDVIATASPKNWDTVRSLGASAVFDYRSSSVIDDVVAGLKDTRCAGAVAIGQGSLAKCIDIIKMTLGAAKNVAQVTIDMPASPPTGKLSMLPFVAKYLWLSSTNRLKVLSSGVRSKFVFGTDIIDWDADGKISKYLTEALDLRDYTMPSEACVVGTGLETISHGLDRVRNEKSGKKIVVVLE; from the coding sequence ATGATGTTCGAGTGGCTCACATATCCCCTTGTCCTTGGTTACGACGTCGCCGGCCAAGTCATCAAGACCGGTTCTGGAGTTAATCGATTCAAAGAGGGTGACAGGATCGTTGGACTGGCAGCTGGTATGGATAAGCGCGGAAGAAGACCTGATGAGGGCGCTTTTCAAGAACTTGTCGTGATCAGAGAGCATTTGGCTGTAAAAGTTCCTGACGGGATGAAGAGTGCTGATGCGGCCGTGCTGCCTCTTACTGCTGTAACTGCTGCGTGCGCTTTGTTCCAAAAAGATCAGCTAGGCCTTCAAATGCCGCAGATCAAGACGCACCTTAAGCATACTGGCGAGACAGTGCTGGTTTGGGGAGCGAGCACAAGTGTTGGGAGGAACGCCGTACAGCTTGCAGTCGCAGCTGGCTACGATGTCATCGCCACAGCGTCACCCAAGAACTGGGATACGGTGCGCAGTCTCGGCGCATCTGCAGTATTCGACTATCGCAGCTCGTCAGTCATAGACGATGTGGTGGCGGGTCTAAAGGACACAAGGTGTGCAGGCGCTGTAGCCATCGGTCAAGGCTCTCTGGCAAAGTGTatcgacatcatcaagatgACTCTTGGCGCTGCGAAGAACGTAGCCCAAGTCACAATTGATATGCCAGCATCGCCACCAACAGGTAAGCTCTCTATGCTTCCATTTGTTGCTAAGTACCTCTGGCTATCTTCAACAAACAGACTCAAGGTCTTGAGCAGCGGAGTCCGAAGCAAGTTTGTATTCGGCACGGACATAATCGATTGGGATGCCGATGGGAAGATATCGAAGTACCTGACCGAGGCACTGGACCTTAGGGATTATACTATGCCATCCGAGGCTTGCGTTGTCGGAACTGGGTTGGAGACGATTTCGCATGGGCTGGACAGGGTTCGGAACGAGAAGTCTGGGAAGAAGATCGTAGTTGTGTTAGAATGA
- a CDS encoding major facilitator superfamily domain-containing protein — translation MSDEKPTVGGDDHKEIGSNLNDTPSIVQEKATDAFADINHVARLGMPNAAELEKKIVRKLDMWMLPQLWILYMFNYLNRTNIAQARLNTFNEDLNLGEGDYQTAVAVLTVGYMLAQLPSNMLITRVRPSIFLPVAAFIWSAISALTVLCTSAGGLWGVQFVLGIVEAPLFPGAVFLMSCWYTRREFALRVALLYSGLVLAQAFSGLIAAGVFAGLDGPMGLAGWKWLFIIEGAASGFFAITAFFVLPNYPDSPTGGATRYMTEDMRKLAAARILDDRVEFSEKSTVMHGLKLAVTDLKLYMFLFMNIFITSSYGFNNFFPTIVRGLGFGHNVTSLLMTAPPYVFGTLCTFYVSWDSDRRKDRGLHIIIPLSFSVIGFIVTVATGNAAVRYAMTFLYAAGCFSANTLQYTWAVSTLGQTPEKRAAGGAIVNIFGHLGNVISPYFFPDRDQPRYTMAMILQIVFASLGITLASIIKWHLTRKNKKMKAEADRLGVDFNPFTT, via the exons ATGTCTGACGAGAAACCAACcgttggtggtgatgacCACAAGGAGATTGGTTCAAACCTCAACGACACGCCCTCCATCGTGCAGGAGAAGGCGACGGATGCGTTTGCAGACATCAACCATGTTGCTCGTTTGGGCATGCCAAACGCGGCggagctggagaagaagattgtgAGAAAGCTGGACATGTGGATGCTGCCTCAGCTTTGGATCTTGTACATGTTCAATTATTTGAACAGAACAAACATTGCGCAGGCGCGTTTAAACACGTTCAATGAGGACCTTAATCTTGGGGAGGGAGATTATCAG ACTGCTGTTGCGGTCTTGACTGTTGGATACATGCTTGCTCAGCTGCCGTCGAACATGTTGATCACTCGTGTTCGACCTTCTATCTtcctgcctgttgctgcatTCATCTGGTCCgccatctcagccttgactGTTCTTTGCACCAGCGCTGGTGGTCTCTGGGGCGTCCAGTTCGTCCTCGGTATTGTCGAGGCCCCTCTCTTCCCTGGT GCCGTCTTCCTCATGTCCTGCTGGTACACCCGTCGAGAATTCGCCCTTCGCGTCGCCCTTCTATACTCCGGTCTGGTCCTCGCCCAAGCTTTTTCCGGCCTCATCGCCGCTGGTGTCTTTGCCGGTCTTGATGGCCCCATGGGTCTCGCTGGCTGGAAgtggctcttcatcattgaaGGTGCTGCCAGTGGTTTCTTTGCCATCACTGCCTTCTTTGTCCTGCCCAACTACCCTGACTCGCCTACCGGTGGTGCTACACGATACATGACTGAGGATATGCGCAAGCTTGCTGCTGCGAGAATTCTCGATGATAGAGTCGAGTTCTCTGAGAAGTCTACTGTCATGCATGGACTTAAGCTTGCTGTTACCGATCTCAAGCTTTACATGTTCTTGTTCAtgaacatcttcatcacttCGTCTTATGGcttcaacaacttcttccCCACCATCGTCAGAGGTCTTG GCTTTGGTCATAACGTTACCTCGCTTCTCATGACTGCCCCTCCTTACGTCTTCGGTACCCTCTGCACTTTCTACGTGTCATGGGACTCTGATCGTAGAAAGGATCGAGGtcttcacatcatcatcccccTCTCCTTCTCCGTCATCGGTTTTATCGTGACCGTCGCTACCGGCAACGCGGCAGTCCGATACGCCATGACCTTCTTGTATGCCGCTGGTTGTTTCTCCGCCAACACTCTGCAGTATACTTGGGCTGTTTCTACTCTTGGTCAGACCCCTGAGAAGCGTGCCGCTGGTGGtgccatcgtcaacatcttTGGTCATCTTGGCAACGTCATCTCTCCCTACTTCTTCCCCGATAGAGACCAACCTCGATACaccatggccatgatctTGCAGATCGTCTTTGCCAGTCTTGGTATTACCCTTGCGTCTATCATAAAGTGGCACTTGAccaggaagaacaagaagatgaaggctgaagctgaccgtcttggtgttgacttTAACCCCTTCACTACTTGA
- a CDS encoding major facilitator superfamily domain-containing protein: MESKELKTETVTPVSDQSDSGSDDHGKKPVPLSMKILSVVIVSMIGFGGHWSSGVTGALKSTLKKELHITNTQYAVLDTSENFIKTALILVSGILTDRYGGASTMLWGNAVFSIGAILVAAATQVRSYKFMIGGIVIQALGDVATQVAQYKIFSSWFPPSSGFASTLAFELGIGKIGSFVGKATANVIADNLGNFSWAYWMAVFMNLFTNVATLFFWWFTRWCEKRYAGTRDPATGEKLTENNKRFEIGKMLTLPWSFWLVCLFSLFQTSTANVFSTNSTELAEQRFKISAVKAGWYSSMSQYLGFFFVPLVGIFVDMLGQRLTIMLVCGLGMLLSMCLVAWGPTVSGTAASFGIFAVASSFGPTVIIDSIRTSMWYQEVFGSGYAIKIAINNSMTIIVSLIAGVLQDRDENNYDNVTILYVTLAAGSVVVAGIMIALGFATDFIGQLQWSRKKRVENGHIINAKKQEFESEGHAEKHKKLGVINFSAVIVLILGAWVAYFWGLATKNTY; encoded by the exons ATGGAGTccaaagagctcaagacagAGACCGTCACTCCCGTGTCTGACCAATCAGACAGCGGGAGCGATGACCATGGCAAGAAGCCTGTGCCCTTGAGCATGAAGATCTTATCTGTCGTCATCGTTAGTATGATTGGCTTTGGAGGGCATTGGAGTAGTGGAGTCACTGGTGCTTTGAAGAGTACCCTCAAAAAG GAACTTCACATCACAAATACCCAGTATGCTGTTCTTGATACAAGTGAGAACTTTATCAAGACTGCTCTTATTCTCGTCAGTGGTATCCTCACAGATCGATATGGCGGAGCTA GTACCATGCTCTGGGGCAACGCCGTCTTCTCCATCGGCGCCATCCTCGTCGCAGCAGCAACCCAAGTACGCTCCTACAAATTCATGATCGGTGGCATCGTAATCCAAGCCCTCGGCGACGTCGCAACCCAAGTCGCCCAATACaagatcttctcctcctggTTCCCTCCCTCCTCCGGCTTCGCATCAACTCTCGCCTTTGAGCTCGGCATCGGCAAGATCGGCTCCTTCGTTGGAAAAGCCACCGCCAATGTCATCGCTGATAATCTCGGTAACTTTAGCTGGGCGTACTGGATGGCTGTGTTCATGAACCTCTTCACAAACGTTGCGACGTTGTTCTTTTGGTGGTTTACACGCTGGTGTGAGAAGAGATATGCGGGGACGAGAGATCCTGCGACGGGGGAGAAGTTGACGGAGAACAATAAGAGGTTTGAGATTGGAAAGATGCTTACCCTGCCCTGGTCATTTTGGCTGGTCTGCTTGTTCTCGCTCTTTCAAACGTCGACGGCGAATGTGTTTTCTACGAATAGTACTGAGCTAGCGGAGCAGCGGTTCAAGATCTCAGCTGTCAAGGCGGGTTGGTACTCCTCCATGTCTCAGTacctcggcttcttctttgtgcCCTTGGTCGGTATCTTTGTCGACATGCTTGGACAGCGTCTTACAATCATGCTTGTCTGTGGACTAGGCATGCTCTTGTCCATGTGTCTTGTGGCCTGGGGACCTACTGTGTCTGGTACCGCTGCCAGCTTTGGCATCTTTGCTGTTGCAAGTTCCTTCGGCCCTACAGTCATCATCGACAGCATCCGCACAAGCATGTGGTATCAAGAAGTCTTTGGCTCAGGCTACGCCATCAAGatcgccatcaacaacagcatgACCATCATCGTCAGTCTCATCGCGGGCGTTCTTCAAGATCGCGATGAGAACAACTACGACAACGTCACTATTCTCTACGTGACACTAGCAGCTGGCTCCGTCGTCGTCGCAGGTATCATGATTGCTTTAGGTTTCGCGACAGACTTCATCGGACAGTTGCAGTGGAGTCGCAAGAAGAGAGTTGAGAATGGTCACATTATCAACGCCAAGAAGCAAGAGTTTGAGAGCGAGGGCCACGCAGAGAAGCATAAGAAGTTGGGTGTTATCAACTTTTCTGCCGTCATTGTGCTTATTCTTGGCGCGTGGGTGGCTTACTTCTGGGGCTTGGCTACCAAGAATACTTATTAA